In Vulgatibacter sp., a single genomic region encodes these proteins:
- a CDS encoding DNA gyrase inhibitor YacG, translated as MSELRCVICSKPVERRPVNPYYPFCSHRCRLVDLGKWIGEEYKVPAQPGELDEEALAVLEGESGDTEH; from the coding sequence ATGAGCGAGCTGCGTTGCGTGATCTGCAGCAAGCCGGTGGAACGCCGGCCTGTGAACCCCTACTACCCCTTCTGCTCGCACCGCTGCAGGCTGGTCGATCTCGGCAAGTGGATCGGCGAGGAGTACAAGGTGCCGGCGCAGCCCGGGGAGCTCGACGAGGAGGCCCTCGCCGTGCTCGAGGGCGAGAGCGGCGACACGGAACATTGA